In Rattus norvegicus strain BN/NHsdMcwi chromosome 1, GRCr8, whole genome shotgun sequence, a genomic segment contains:
- the Tulp2 gene encoding tubby-related protein 2 isoform X2: protein MDREGPRGPRRGTSQENEQWKKETLEDEFSGVRLQKLEQQRQLFEKKQRRKRQEPLMVQANPDASLRHRRPRRGEERFQSDSSWGLGVGSPFLQENVPQAHLPSGAHSALVTMSYVGDGSGERAPLLSPRGAVYTRGNGPAVRHLCWLPDSSDSDVEEVTMEDIPVISRPPKTHLANRRRGWLASPGPGISEEEEVEPKDARVEDKTPSPDPDPTENSDRVHGDSASCNMEENTAKKNIETASGIGDEDPEKKEATESTETNNALVASKVLQGDGDTSNHSAWNMTCPMPRTPGPRLGEDMEAYVLLPAPREHMVQCRIVRNKHGVDKGMFPSYYLYLEAEDGVAVRSSPLGHFLLAGRKRKRSKTSNYLISLDPKDMSRNGNNFVGKVRSNVLGTKFTIFDNGVNPERNYWIPDSARIREELGVVCYETNVLGFRGPRKMTVILPGMDSRKQRMKVQPQNDQDSILSRVQKGARHGLLLLQNKAPSWSDESGAYVLNFHGRVTRASVKNFQIVHPDEPDHLVLQFGRVAPNIFTMDFRYPLCPLQAFAICLSSFDGKLAFF from the exons ATGGACCGTGAGGGGCCTAGAGGGCCAAGAAGAGG AACGTCTCAAGAGAATGAACAGTGGAAGAAAGA GACCTTGGAGGATGAATTCTCTGGTGTGAGGCTGCAGAAGCTGGAACAACAG CGACAGCTATTTGAGAAGAAGCAGCGCCGGAAACGCCAGGAGCCCCTCATGGTTCAGGCCAATCCTGATGCTTCCCTGAGGCACCGGCGACCAAGGCGTGGGGAGGAGCGCTTCCAGAGTGACAGCAGCTGGGGCCTTG GTGTTGGGAGCCCTTTCCTCCAGGAGAACGTACCACAGGCACATCTGCCCTCAGGGGCACACAGTGCCCTTGTCACCATGAGCTATGTCGGAGATGGGAGTGGTGAGCGGGCCCCTCTACTGTCACCCAGAGGAGCAG TATACACTCGGGGCAATGGGCCTGCGGTCCGCCATCTCTGCTGGCTCCCAGACAGCTCCGATTCAGATGTGGAGGAAGTGACCATGGAAGACATTCCTGTCATCTCCCGACCTCCCAAGACGCACCTGGCAAACCGACGCAGGGGCTGGTTAGCCTCCCCAGGACCCG GGATCAGTGAAGAGGAAGAGGTTGAACCCAAGGATGCCAGAGTTGAAGACAAGACACCCAGCCCAGACCCAGACCCTACAGAAAACTCTGATAGAGTTCATGGAGACTCGGCATCCTGCAATATggaggaaaacacagccaaaaaGAATATAGAAACAGCCTCTGGCATTGGG GATGAAGACCCGGAGAAGAAAGAGGCCACAGAGTCTACAGAGACAAACAATGCCCTAGTGGCATCCAAGGTCTTGCAAGGAGATGGTGACACCAGTAACCACAGTGCTTGGAACATGACCTGCCCCATGCCTCGCACTCCAGGTCCTCGGCTCGGGGAGGACATGGAAGCTTACGTGTTGCTCCCTGCACCCCGAGAACACATGGTGCAGTGCCGCATCGTCCGAAACAAGCATGGAGTGGACAAGGGCATGTTCCCTTCCTACTACCTCTACCTGGAGGCAGAGGATGGTGTAGCAGTACGCTCCAGCCCTTTGGGG CATTTCCTTCTGGCTGGGCGGAAAAGGAAACGAAGCAAAACTTCAAATTACCTCATCTCCCTGGACCCCAAAGACATGTCTCGCAATGGGAACAACTTTGTAGGCAAAGTTAG ATCTAATGTCTTGGGCACGAAATTCACCATCTTTGATAATGGGGTGAACCCTGAGCGTAACTACTGGATTCCAGACAGTGCCCGGATCAGAGAGGAGTTGGGAGTTGTATGTTAT GAGACCAATGTCTTGGGATTCAGGGGGCCTCGGAAAATGACCGTGATCCTCCCAGGAATGGACAGCCGGAAGCAGAGGATGAAAGTACAACCACAAAAT GATCAGGATTCAATACTGAGTCGCGTACAGAAAGGCGCTAGACATGGGCTGCTCCTACTGCAGAACAAGGCCCCATCGTGGAGCGACGAAAGCGGCGCATACGTACTCAATTTTCATGGTCGCGTCACGCGGGCTTCTGTCAAGAACTTCCAGATAGTGCACCCGGATGAAC CGGACCACCTGGTGCTCCAGTTTGGCCGTGTAGCACCAAACATATTCACGATGGATTTCCGATATCCTCTTTGCCCGCTCCAAGCCTTCGCCATCTGCTTATCCAGTTTCGATGGGAAACTGGCGT ttttttga
- the Tulp2 gene encoding tubby-related protein 2 isoform X1, with product MDREGPRGPRRGTSQENEQWKKETLEDEFSGVRLQKLEQQRQLFEKKQRRKRQEPLMVQANPDASLRHRRPRRGEERFQSDSSWGLGVGSPFLQENVPQAHLPSGAHSALVTMSYVGDGSGERAPLLSPRGAVYTRGNGPAVRHLCWLPDSSDSDVEEVTMEDIPVISRPPKTHLANRRRGWLASPGPGISEEEEVEPKDARVEDKTPSPDPDPTENSDRVHGDSASCNMEENTAKKNIETASGIGDEDPEKKEATESTETNNALVASKVLQGDGDTSNHSAWNMTCPMPRTPGPRLGEDMEAYVLLPAPREHMVQCRIVRNKHGVDKGMFPSYYLYLEAEDGVAVRSSPLGHFLLAGRKRKRSKTSNYLISLDPKDMSRNGNNFVGKVRSNVLGTKFTIFDNGVNPERNYWIPDSARIREELGVVCYETNVLGFRGPRKMTVILPGMDSRKQRMKVQPQNDQDSILSRVQKGARHGLLLLQNKAPSWSDESGAYVLNFHGRVTRASVKNFQIVHPDEPDHLVLQFGRVAPNIFTMDFRYPLCPLQAFAICLSSFDGKLACE from the exons ATGGACCGTGAGGGGCCTAGAGGGCCAAGAAGAGG AACGTCTCAAGAGAATGAACAGTGGAAGAAAGA GACCTTGGAGGATGAATTCTCTGGTGTGAGGCTGCAGAAGCTGGAACAACAG CGACAGCTATTTGAGAAGAAGCAGCGCCGGAAACGCCAGGAGCCCCTCATGGTTCAGGCCAATCCTGATGCTTCCCTGAGGCACCGGCGACCAAGGCGTGGGGAGGAGCGCTTCCAGAGTGACAGCAGCTGGGGCCTTG GTGTTGGGAGCCCTTTCCTCCAGGAGAACGTACCACAGGCACATCTGCCCTCAGGGGCACACAGTGCCCTTGTCACCATGAGCTATGTCGGAGATGGGAGTGGTGAGCGGGCCCCTCTACTGTCACCCAGAGGAGCAG TATACACTCGGGGCAATGGGCCTGCGGTCCGCCATCTCTGCTGGCTCCCAGACAGCTCCGATTCAGATGTGGAGGAAGTGACCATGGAAGACATTCCTGTCATCTCCCGACCTCCCAAGACGCACCTGGCAAACCGACGCAGGGGCTGGTTAGCCTCCCCAGGACCCG GGATCAGTGAAGAGGAAGAGGTTGAACCCAAGGATGCCAGAGTTGAAGACAAGACACCCAGCCCAGACCCAGACCCTACAGAAAACTCTGATAGAGTTCATGGAGACTCGGCATCCTGCAATATggaggaaaacacagccaaaaaGAATATAGAAACAGCCTCTGGCATTGGG GATGAAGACCCGGAGAAGAAAGAGGCCACAGAGTCTACAGAGACAAACAATGCCCTAGTGGCATCCAAGGTCTTGCAAGGAGATGGTGACACCAGTAACCACAGTGCTTGGAACATGACCTGCCCCATGCCTCGCACTCCAGGTCCTCGGCTCGGGGAGGACATGGAAGCTTACGTGTTGCTCCCTGCACCCCGAGAACACATGGTGCAGTGCCGCATCGTCCGAAACAAGCATGGAGTGGACAAGGGCATGTTCCCTTCCTACTACCTCTACCTGGAGGCAGAGGATGGTGTAGCAGTACGCTCCAGCCCTTTGGGG CATTTCCTTCTGGCTGGGCGGAAAAGGAAACGAAGCAAAACTTCAAATTACCTCATCTCCCTGGACCCCAAAGACATGTCTCGCAATGGGAACAACTTTGTAGGCAAAGTTAG ATCTAATGTCTTGGGCACGAAATTCACCATCTTTGATAATGGGGTGAACCCTGAGCGTAACTACTGGATTCCAGACAGTGCCCGGATCAGAGAGGAGTTGGGAGTTGTATGTTAT GAGACCAATGTCTTGGGATTCAGGGGGCCTCGGAAAATGACCGTGATCCTCCCAGGAATGGACAGCCGGAAGCAGAGGATGAAAGTACAACCACAAAAT GATCAGGATTCAATACTGAGTCGCGTACAGAAAGGCGCTAGACATGGGCTGCTCCTACTGCAGAACAAGGCCCCATCGTGGAGCGACGAAAGCGGCGCATACGTACTCAATTTTCATGGTCGCGTCACGCGGGCTTCTGTCAAGAACTTCCAGATAGTGCACCCGGATGAAC CGGACCACCTGGTGCTCCAGTTTGGCCGTGTAGCACCAAACATATTCACGATGGATTTCCGATATCCTCTTTGCCCGCTCCAAGCCTTCGCCATCTGCTTATCCAGTTTCGATGGGAAACTGGCGTGTGAGTAA
- the Tulp2 gene encoding tubby-related protein 2 isoform X3, with the protein MDREGPRGPRRGTSQENEQWKKETLEDEFSGVRLQKLEQQRQLFEKKQRRKRQEPLMVQANPDASLRHRRPRRGEERFQSDSSWGLGVGSPFLQENVPQAHLPSGAHSALVTMSYVGDGSGERAPLLSPRGAVYTRGNGPAVRHLCWLPDSSDSDVEEVTMEDIPVISRPPKTHLANRRRGWLASPGPGISEEEEVEPKDARVEDKTPSPDPDPTENSDRVHGDSASCNMEENTAKKNIETASGIGDEDPEKKEATESTETNNALVASKVLQGDGDTSNHSAWNMTCPMPRTPGPRLGEDMEAYVLLPAPREHMVQCRIVRNKHGVDKGMFPSYYLYLEAEDGVAHFLLAGRKRKRSKTSNYLISLDPKDMSRNGNNFVGKVRSNVLGTKFTIFDNGVNPERNYWIPDSARIREELGVVCYETNVLGFRGPRKMTVILPGMDSRKQRMKVQPQNDQDSILSRVQKGARHGLLLLQNKAPSWSDESGAYVLNFHGRVTRASVKNFQIVHPDEPDHLVLQFGRVAPNIFTMDFRYPLCPLQAFAICLSSFDGKLAFF; encoded by the exons ATGGACCGTGAGGGGCCTAGAGGGCCAAGAAGAGG AACGTCTCAAGAGAATGAACAGTGGAAGAAAGA GACCTTGGAGGATGAATTCTCTGGTGTGAGGCTGCAGAAGCTGGAACAACAG CGACAGCTATTTGAGAAGAAGCAGCGCCGGAAACGCCAGGAGCCCCTCATGGTTCAGGCCAATCCTGATGCTTCCCTGAGGCACCGGCGACCAAGGCGTGGGGAGGAGCGCTTCCAGAGTGACAGCAGCTGGGGCCTTG GTGTTGGGAGCCCTTTCCTCCAGGAGAACGTACCACAGGCACATCTGCCCTCAGGGGCACACAGTGCCCTTGTCACCATGAGCTATGTCGGAGATGGGAGTGGTGAGCGGGCCCCTCTACTGTCACCCAGAGGAGCAG TATACACTCGGGGCAATGGGCCTGCGGTCCGCCATCTCTGCTGGCTCCCAGACAGCTCCGATTCAGATGTGGAGGAAGTGACCATGGAAGACATTCCTGTCATCTCCCGACCTCCCAAGACGCACCTGGCAAACCGACGCAGGGGCTGGTTAGCCTCCCCAGGACCCG GGATCAGTGAAGAGGAAGAGGTTGAACCCAAGGATGCCAGAGTTGAAGACAAGACACCCAGCCCAGACCCAGACCCTACAGAAAACTCTGATAGAGTTCATGGAGACTCGGCATCCTGCAATATggaggaaaacacagccaaaaaGAATATAGAAACAGCCTCTGGCATTGGG GATGAAGACCCGGAGAAGAAAGAGGCCACAGAGTCTACAGAGACAAACAATGCCCTAGTGGCATCCAAGGTCTTGCAAGGAGATGGTGACACCAGTAACCACAGTGCTTGGAACATGACCTGCCCCATGCCTCGCACTCCAGGTCCTCGGCTCGGGGAGGACATGGAAGCTTACGTGTTGCTCCCTGCACCCCGAGAACACATGGTGCAGTGCCGCATCGTCCGAAACAAGCATGGAGTGGACAAGGGCATGTTCCCTTCCTACTACCTCTACCTGGAGGCAGAGGATGGTGTAGCA CATTTCCTTCTGGCTGGGCGGAAAAGGAAACGAAGCAAAACTTCAAATTACCTCATCTCCCTGGACCCCAAAGACATGTCTCGCAATGGGAACAACTTTGTAGGCAAAGTTAG ATCTAATGTCTTGGGCACGAAATTCACCATCTTTGATAATGGGGTGAACCCTGAGCGTAACTACTGGATTCCAGACAGTGCCCGGATCAGAGAGGAGTTGGGAGTTGTATGTTAT GAGACCAATGTCTTGGGATTCAGGGGGCCTCGGAAAATGACCGTGATCCTCCCAGGAATGGACAGCCGGAAGCAGAGGATGAAAGTACAACCACAAAAT GATCAGGATTCAATACTGAGTCGCGTACAGAAAGGCGCTAGACATGGGCTGCTCCTACTGCAGAACAAGGCCCCATCGTGGAGCGACGAAAGCGGCGCATACGTACTCAATTTTCATGGTCGCGTCACGCGGGCTTCTGTCAAGAACTTCCAGATAGTGCACCCGGATGAAC CGGACCACCTGGTGCTCCAGTTTGGCCGTGTAGCACCAAACATATTCACGATGGATTTCCGATATCCTCTTTGCCCGCTCCAAGCCTTCGCCATCTGCTTATCCAGTTTCGATGGGAAACTGGCGT ttttttga
- the Tulp2 gene encoding tubby-related protein 2 isoform X5 — protein MNSGRKTCVSLRTLEDEFSGVRLQKLEQQRQLFEKKQRRKRQEPLMVQANPDASLRHRRPRRGEERFQSDSSWGLGVGSPFLQENVPQAHLPSGAHSALVTMSYVGDGSGERAPLLSPRGAVYTRGNGPAVRHLCWLPDSSDSDVEEVTMEDIPVISRPPKTHLANRRRGWLASPGPGISEEEEVEPKDARVEDKTPSPDPDPTENSDRVHGDSASCNMEENTAKKNIETASGIGDEDPEKKEATESTETNNALVASKVLQGDGDTSNHSAWNMTCPMPRTPGPRLGEDMEAYVLLPAPREHMVQCRIVRNKHGVDKGMFPSYYLYLEAEDGVAVRSSPLGHFLLAGRKRKRSKTSNYLISLDPKDMSRNGNNFVGKVRSNVLGTKFTIFDNGVNPERNYWIPDSARIREELGVVCYETNVLGFRGPRKMTVILPGMDSRKQRMKVQPQNDQDSILSRVQKGARHGLLLLQNKAPSWSDESGAYVLNFHGRVTRASVKNFQIVHPDEPDHLVLQFGRVAPNIFTMDFRYPLCPLQAFAICLSSFDGKLAFF, from the exons ATGAACAGTGGAAGAAAGA CTTGTGTTTCTCTCAGGACCTTGGAGGATGAATTCTCTGGTGTGAGGCTGCAGAAGCTGGAACAACAG CGACAGCTATTTGAGAAGAAGCAGCGCCGGAAACGCCAGGAGCCCCTCATGGTTCAGGCCAATCCTGATGCTTCCCTGAGGCACCGGCGACCAAGGCGTGGGGAGGAGCGCTTCCAGAGTGACAGCAGCTGGGGCCTTG GTGTTGGGAGCCCTTTCCTCCAGGAGAACGTACCACAGGCACATCTGCCCTCAGGGGCACACAGTGCCCTTGTCACCATGAGCTATGTCGGAGATGGGAGTGGTGAGCGGGCCCCTCTACTGTCACCCAGAGGAGCAG TATACACTCGGGGCAATGGGCCTGCGGTCCGCCATCTCTGCTGGCTCCCAGACAGCTCCGATTCAGATGTGGAGGAAGTGACCATGGAAGACATTCCTGTCATCTCCCGACCTCCCAAGACGCACCTGGCAAACCGACGCAGGGGCTGGTTAGCCTCCCCAGGACCCG GGATCAGTGAAGAGGAAGAGGTTGAACCCAAGGATGCCAGAGTTGAAGACAAGACACCCAGCCCAGACCCAGACCCTACAGAAAACTCTGATAGAGTTCATGGAGACTCGGCATCCTGCAATATggaggaaaacacagccaaaaaGAATATAGAAACAGCCTCTGGCATTGGG GATGAAGACCCGGAGAAGAAAGAGGCCACAGAGTCTACAGAGACAAACAATGCCCTAGTGGCATCCAAGGTCTTGCAAGGAGATGGTGACACCAGTAACCACAGTGCTTGGAACATGACCTGCCCCATGCCTCGCACTCCAGGTCCTCGGCTCGGGGAGGACATGGAAGCTTACGTGTTGCTCCCTGCACCCCGAGAACACATGGTGCAGTGCCGCATCGTCCGAAACAAGCATGGAGTGGACAAGGGCATGTTCCCTTCCTACTACCTCTACCTGGAGGCAGAGGATGGTGTAGCAGTACGCTCCAGCCCTTTGGGG CATTTCCTTCTGGCTGGGCGGAAAAGGAAACGAAGCAAAACTTCAAATTACCTCATCTCCCTGGACCCCAAAGACATGTCTCGCAATGGGAACAACTTTGTAGGCAAAGTTAG ATCTAATGTCTTGGGCACGAAATTCACCATCTTTGATAATGGGGTGAACCCTGAGCGTAACTACTGGATTCCAGACAGTGCCCGGATCAGAGAGGAGTTGGGAGTTGTATGTTAT GAGACCAATGTCTTGGGATTCAGGGGGCCTCGGAAAATGACCGTGATCCTCCCAGGAATGGACAGCCGGAAGCAGAGGATGAAAGTACAACCACAAAAT GATCAGGATTCAATACTGAGTCGCGTACAGAAAGGCGCTAGACATGGGCTGCTCCTACTGCAGAACAAGGCCCCATCGTGGAGCGACGAAAGCGGCGCATACGTACTCAATTTTCATGGTCGCGTCACGCGGGCTTCTGTCAAGAACTTCCAGATAGTGCACCCGGATGAAC CGGACCACCTGGTGCTCCAGTTTGGCCGTGTAGCACCAAACATATTCACGATGGATTTCCGATATCCTCTTTGCCCGCTCCAAGCCTTCGCCATCTGCTTATCCAGTTTCGATGGGAAACTGGCGT ttttttga
- the Tulp2 gene encoding tubby-related protein 2 isoform X6, translating to MNSGRKTCVSLRTLEDEFSGVRLQKLEQQRQLFEKKQRRKRQEPLMVQANPDASLRHRRPRRGEERFQSDSSWGLGVGSPFLQENVPQAHLPSGAHSALVTMSYVGDGSGERAPLLSPRGAVYTRGNGPAVRHLCWLPDSSDSDVEEVTMEDIPVISRPPKTHLANRRRGWLASPGPGISEEEEVEPKDARVEDKTPSPDPDPTENSDRVHGDSASCNMEENTAKKNIETASGIGDEDPEKKEATESTETNNALVASKVLQGDGDTSNHSAWNMTCPMPRTPGPRLGEDMEAYVLLPAPREHMVQCRIVRNKHGVDKGMFPSYYLYLEAEDGVAHFLLAGRKRKRSKTSNYLISLDPKDMSRNGNNFVGKVRSNVLGTKFTIFDNGVNPERNYWIPDSARIREELGVVCYETNVLGFRGPRKMTVILPGMDSRKQRMKVQPQNDQDSILSRVQKGARHGLLLLQNKAPSWSDESGAYVLNFHGRVTRASVKNFQIVHPDEPDHLVLQFGRVAPNIFTMDFRYPLCPLQAFAICLSSFDGKLACE from the exons ATGAACAGTGGAAGAAAGA CTTGTGTTTCTCTCAGGACCTTGGAGGATGAATTCTCTGGTGTGAGGCTGCAGAAGCTGGAACAACAG CGACAGCTATTTGAGAAGAAGCAGCGCCGGAAACGCCAGGAGCCCCTCATGGTTCAGGCCAATCCTGATGCTTCCCTGAGGCACCGGCGACCAAGGCGTGGGGAGGAGCGCTTCCAGAGTGACAGCAGCTGGGGCCTTG GTGTTGGGAGCCCTTTCCTCCAGGAGAACGTACCACAGGCACATCTGCCCTCAGGGGCACACAGTGCCCTTGTCACCATGAGCTATGTCGGAGATGGGAGTGGTGAGCGGGCCCCTCTACTGTCACCCAGAGGAGCAG TATACACTCGGGGCAATGGGCCTGCGGTCCGCCATCTCTGCTGGCTCCCAGACAGCTCCGATTCAGATGTGGAGGAAGTGACCATGGAAGACATTCCTGTCATCTCCCGACCTCCCAAGACGCACCTGGCAAACCGACGCAGGGGCTGGTTAGCCTCCCCAGGACCCG GGATCAGTGAAGAGGAAGAGGTTGAACCCAAGGATGCCAGAGTTGAAGACAAGACACCCAGCCCAGACCCAGACCCTACAGAAAACTCTGATAGAGTTCATGGAGACTCGGCATCCTGCAATATggaggaaaacacagccaaaaaGAATATAGAAACAGCCTCTGGCATTGGG GATGAAGACCCGGAGAAGAAAGAGGCCACAGAGTCTACAGAGACAAACAATGCCCTAGTGGCATCCAAGGTCTTGCAAGGAGATGGTGACACCAGTAACCACAGTGCTTGGAACATGACCTGCCCCATGCCTCGCACTCCAGGTCCTCGGCTCGGGGAGGACATGGAAGCTTACGTGTTGCTCCCTGCACCCCGAGAACACATGGTGCAGTGCCGCATCGTCCGAAACAAGCATGGAGTGGACAAGGGCATGTTCCCTTCCTACTACCTCTACCTGGAGGCAGAGGATGGTGTAGCA CATTTCCTTCTGGCTGGGCGGAAAAGGAAACGAAGCAAAACTTCAAATTACCTCATCTCCCTGGACCCCAAAGACATGTCTCGCAATGGGAACAACTTTGTAGGCAAAGTTAG ATCTAATGTCTTGGGCACGAAATTCACCATCTTTGATAATGGGGTGAACCCTGAGCGTAACTACTGGATTCCAGACAGTGCCCGGATCAGAGAGGAGTTGGGAGTTGTATGTTAT GAGACCAATGTCTTGGGATTCAGGGGGCCTCGGAAAATGACCGTGATCCTCCCAGGAATGGACAGCCGGAAGCAGAGGATGAAAGTACAACCACAAAAT GATCAGGATTCAATACTGAGTCGCGTACAGAAAGGCGCTAGACATGGGCTGCTCCTACTGCAGAACAAGGCCCCATCGTGGAGCGACGAAAGCGGCGCATACGTACTCAATTTTCATGGTCGCGTCACGCGGGCTTCTGTCAAGAACTTCCAGATAGTGCACCCGGATGAAC CGGACCACCTGGTGCTCCAGTTTGGCCGTGTAGCACCAAACATATTCACGATGGATTTCCGATATCCTCTTTGCCCGCTCCAAGCCTTCGCCATCTGCTTATCCAGTTTCGATGGGAAACTGGCGTGTGAGTAA
- the Tulp2 gene encoding tubby-related protein 2 isoform X4, which translates to MNSGRKTCVSLRTLEDEFSGVRLQKLEQQRQLFEKKQRRKRQEPLMVQANPDASLRHRRPRRGEERFQSDSSWGLGVGSPFLQENVPQAHLPSGAHSALVTMSYVGDGSGERAPLLSPRGAVYTRGNGPAVRHLCWLPDSSDSDVEEVTMEDIPVISRPPKTHLANRRRGWLASPGPGISEEEEVEPKDARVEDKTPSPDPDPTENSDRVHGDSASCNMEENTAKKNIETASGIGDEDPEKKEATESTETNNALVASKVLQGDGDTSNHSAWNMTCPMPRTPGPRLGEDMEAYVLLPAPREHMVQCRIVRNKHGVDKGMFPSYYLYLEAEDGVAVRSSPLGHFLLAGRKRKRSKTSNYLISLDPKDMSRNGNNFVGKVRSNVLGTKFTIFDNGVNPERNYWIPDSARIREELGVVCYETNVLGFRGPRKMTVILPGMDSRKQRMKVQPQNDQDSILSRVQKGARHGLLLLQNKAPSWSDESGAYVLNFHGRVTRASVKNFQIVHPDEPDHLVLQFGRVAPNIFTMDFRYPLCPLQAFAICLSSFDGKLACE; encoded by the exons ATGAACAGTGGAAGAAAGA CTTGTGTTTCTCTCAGGACCTTGGAGGATGAATTCTCTGGTGTGAGGCTGCAGAAGCTGGAACAACAG CGACAGCTATTTGAGAAGAAGCAGCGCCGGAAACGCCAGGAGCCCCTCATGGTTCAGGCCAATCCTGATGCTTCCCTGAGGCACCGGCGACCAAGGCGTGGGGAGGAGCGCTTCCAGAGTGACAGCAGCTGGGGCCTTG GTGTTGGGAGCCCTTTCCTCCAGGAGAACGTACCACAGGCACATCTGCCCTCAGGGGCACACAGTGCCCTTGTCACCATGAGCTATGTCGGAGATGGGAGTGGTGAGCGGGCCCCTCTACTGTCACCCAGAGGAGCAG TATACACTCGGGGCAATGGGCCTGCGGTCCGCCATCTCTGCTGGCTCCCAGACAGCTCCGATTCAGATGTGGAGGAAGTGACCATGGAAGACATTCCTGTCATCTCCCGACCTCCCAAGACGCACCTGGCAAACCGACGCAGGGGCTGGTTAGCCTCCCCAGGACCCG GGATCAGTGAAGAGGAAGAGGTTGAACCCAAGGATGCCAGAGTTGAAGACAAGACACCCAGCCCAGACCCAGACCCTACAGAAAACTCTGATAGAGTTCATGGAGACTCGGCATCCTGCAATATggaggaaaacacagccaaaaaGAATATAGAAACAGCCTCTGGCATTGGG GATGAAGACCCGGAGAAGAAAGAGGCCACAGAGTCTACAGAGACAAACAATGCCCTAGTGGCATCCAAGGTCTTGCAAGGAGATGGTGACACCAGTAACCACAGTGCTTGGAACATGACCTGCCCCATGCCTCGCACTCCAGGTCCTCGGCTCGGGGAGGACATGGAAGCTTACGTGTTGCTCCCTGCACCCCGAGAACACATGGTGCAGTGCCGCATCGTCCGAAACAAGCATGGAGTGGACAAGGGCATGTTCCCTTCCTACTACCTCTACCTGGAGGCAGAGGATGGTGTAGCAGTACGCTCCAGCCCTTTGGGG CATTTCCTTCTGGCTGGGCGGAAAAGGAAACGAAGCAAAACTTCAAATTACCTCATCTCCCTGGACCCCAAAGACATGTCTCGCAATGGGAACAACTTTGTAGGCAAAGTTAG ATCTAATGTCTTGGGCACGAAATTCACCATCTTTGATAATGGGGTGAACCCTGAGCGTAACTACTGGATTCCAGACAGTGCCCGGATCAGAGAGGAGTTGGGAGTTGTATGTTAT GAGACCAATGTCTTGGGATTCAGGGGGCCTCGGAAAATGACCGTGATCCTCCCAGGAATGGACAGCCGGAAGCAGAGGATGAAAGTACAACCACAAAAT GATCAGGATTCAATACTGAGTCGCGTACAGAAAGGCGCTAGACATGGGCTGCTCCTACTGCAGAACAAGGCCCCATCGTGGAGCGACGAAAGCGGCGCATACGTACTCAATTTTCATGGTCGCGTCACGCGGGCTTCTGTCAAGAACTTCCAGATAGTGCACCCGGATGAAC CGGACCACCTGGTGCTCCAGTTTGGCCGTGTAGCACCAAACATATTCACGATGGATTTCCGATATCCTCTTTGCCCGCTCCAAGCCTTCGCCATCTGCTTATCCAGTTTCGATGGGAAACTGGCGTGTGAGTAA